The sequence below is a genomic window from Puniceicoccaceae bacterium.
AAAAAGCGCTTTGAGCCCGTCTTCACCGAGCAGTTCTTCGATGCGAAGCAACTGGTTGTATTTGGCAAGACGGTCCGAGCGGCTCATGGAACCGGTCTTGATCTGACCACAGTTTGTTGCCACAGCGATGTCCGCGATCGTGGTGTCTTCAGTCTCACCGGAGCGGTGCGAAAGCACGCTGGTGTAGCCGTTTTCCTTGGCGAGTTCGACTGCGTCCAGGGTTTCGGTCAGTGAACCGATCTGGTTGACTTTGACCAGGATTGAATTTGCTACACCCAGGTCGATTCCCTTTTTCAGGAAGTTGGTGTTGGTAACAAACAAATCGTCGCCGACGAGCTGCACCTTGTCGCCGAGGCGTTCGGTGAGCAGTTTCCAGCCATCCCAGTCTTCCTCGGCGCAACCGTCCTCGATGGAAATGATCGGGTAGCGGTCGCAGAGGTCGGCCAGAAAATCCACCATTTCAGCGCTGGTTTTGACGGAACCATCGCTCTTGCTGAACACATACTTGCCATCCTTGTAGAATTCGGAGGAAGCAACGTCCAATGCGATGAAAACTTCTTCACCAAACTTGTATCCCGACTTTTCAACCGCTTCCTGAATCACCTGCAGGGCGTGCTCGTTTGAGTCCAGGACCGGAGCAAATCCGCCTTCATCTCCAACTGCGGTGGAGAGACCCTTGTCGTGCAGTACCTTCTTGAGAGTCTGGAAGATTTCGGCACCACAGCGAATCGCATCCTTAAACGTGGCCACGCCCTTGGGCATGATCATGAATTCCTGAATGTCGATCGGTGCATCCGAGTGGGCTCCACCATTGAGGATGTTCATCATTGGCACGGGCAGAACCTTGGCGTTGGGTCCACCCAGATACTGGAACAGTGGCTGCTCCAGCATATCCGCTGCCGCATGGGCCACTGCCATGGATACTCCCAGGATGGCGTTTGCGCCCAGTTTTGCCTTGTTGGGAGTGCCATCAAGCGCGAGCATGCAACGGTCAATAGCGACCTGGTC
It includes:
- the eno gene encoding phosphopyruvate hydratase, coding for MTTIVDIRAREIIDSRGNPTVEVDVELEGGVVGRAAVPSGASTGVNEALELRDGDKSRFGGKGVLQAVKNVNEIICPELVGMDATDQVAIDRCMLALDGTPNKAKLGANAILGVSMAVAHAAADMLEQPLFQYLGGPNAKVLPVPMMNILNGGAHSDAPIDIQEFMIMPKGVATFKDAIRCGAEIFQTLKKVLHDKGLSTAVGDEGGFAPVLDSNEHALQVIQEAVEKSGYKFGEEVFIALDVASSEFYKDGKYVFSKSDGSVKTSAEMVDFLADLCDRYPIISIEDGCAEEDWDGWKLLTERLGDKVQLVGDDLFVTNTNFLKKGIDLGVANSILVKVNQIGSLTETLDAVELAKENGYTSVLSHRSGETEDTTIADIAVATNCGQIKTGSMSRSDRLAKYNQLLRIEELLGEDGLKALF